In a single window of the Maridesulfovibrio bastinii DSM 16055 genome:
- a CDS encoding phage protein GemA/Gp16 family protein has translation MNYGKKQLIQKAAIARKQIGIDDEAYMILLKRRYQVDSSTKLNIKQLHDLIHNVYICEMGWKPQPAKIKNPTPTQKKGKGYQGEFVEISDKDPLAKQKRYALILAKKLGWNLYGLDSRCKKQFGVERFVWIREQAHMQTLLKDMQQRCNKRGIDYSTN, from the coding sequence ATGAACTACGGTAAAAAGCAATTAATACAAAAAGCAGCTATTGCCAGGAAACAGATCGGTATTGACGATGAAGCATACATGATTCTGCTGAAACGCCGTTATCAGGTGGACAGTTCGACCAAGCTCAATATCAAGCAGCTGCATGACCTTATTCATAATGTCTATATTTGTGAAATGGGCTGGAAACCACAGCCAGCTAAAATAAAGAATCCAACTCCTACCCAGAAAAAAGGCAAGGGCTATCAGGGTGAATTTGTAGAAATCAGTGATAAAGATCCGCTAGCCAAACAGAAACGCTATGCGCTTATCCTGGCCAAAAAGCTCGGCTGGAACCTTTACGGGCTGGACTCCCGCTGCAAGAAGCAGTTCGGCGTTGAACGGTTTGTTTGGATCAGAGAACAGGCCCACATGCAGACATTGCTTAAGGACATGCAACAGCGTTGTAATAAGCGCGGCATCGACTACAGCACCAACTAA